CGCGGGCCTTTGCCTTGCTGCTGCAATTGGGCTCGGCGTTGGCTTTTATCAGCGAATTGCGCAGCGGCGAGAGCAGCCTGCTCGACGGTGCGCCGCTGGGGGCGCTGATGCTCGGCGTGGCGCTGCTGTTCAGCTTCTACCAATTACGCAAAGCGTTGCCTGAACAGGCGTTGCCGTGGGAACGCCAGGGGTTGCCGGTGCTGGCCTGCCTGGGCCTGACGTTCCTCTATCTGCTGGCGCCGCTGTTTTTCTTCACTCACGGCACGGCGATCAGTTGGGCGCTGGCCGGGTTGGCGACGCTGTTCGTCGGCCTGCGCCTGCAATCGCGGGCGTTCCTGTTCAGTGCGTTCGCCGTGCAACTGCTCGGCGGTGCGTTGTTCCTGGTGCGGCTGCGAGGGGCGAGCGGAGACTCGGCTGCGGTATTCAGCGCCGGCTGGAGCGGTTTGCTCAGCGCATCCTTGATCGGGCTGGCACTGATCGCCGGCATGTTGTTGGCGGCCCGGGACGAAATGGTGCGCAGTGACGTGCGTTTGTTGCGTGGCTTGTCGGTGGTGCTATTGGCCGGTCTGGTGCTGATCAACCTGGCTGTGCTGTTCGTGTTGCCGTGGCAAACCGCGAGTGCGGTGTGGGCGGCCAGTGGTTTGTTCATCATCTGGCTGAGTCTGTACCTGAAGCAGCGGGTGAGTTTTGTCTTTGGTCTGCTGTTGCAGGTGATCGGCGGCGTAGCGTTTCTGTTCGCCGGGCCAGACCTGCTCGGGCCGCTGCTCAGCGAAGGGTTGCGACCGTTGGCGCATAGCGGGTTCTGGACACCGCTGGTGCTGGGACTGGCGGCATTTGTCGGGGCCTGGCGTTTGCAGCTAGGCAACCATGCTTCGGCTTTCGATGTGTTGAGCCTGCAGCGCTTGTCCGAAGTGTTGCTGGTGTGGGGCACGGGTTGGTGGGCACTGGCGTGGATCAGCGAAGTGCTGCGTTTTGCGCCTGTGAACCTGCAAGCGACGTTGCTGCTGGCGGTCGCGGCGGTGAGTGTGGCGCTGTGGGCGGTGCTGGCGCTGCGCCTGAAGTGGTCGTCGCTGGGTTTGCTCTGCACCTTGCTGATTCCCGCCGCCGGTCTGGTGTTGCTCGCGGCCTGGCATTCGCGTTATCACCCGGCCGCCAACTTCGGCTGGCTGGTTTGGGCCGCGGTGTTCGTCGTGCATTTCATCTCGTTGCAGCGTCTGGCGTCGATGCTGCCCGAAAAAGCCCAGAGCACCGCCCATGTACTCGGTTGCTGGCTATTGATCGGCGTGTTGGCCCTGGAGCTGCGTTATGGCTTGCTGCTGTTGTCGGAGCAGTACAACGCCTGGCGCTGGTTGGGCTGGGCGATTCTGCCGAGCCTGTATCTGGTGCTGATGGCCGCACCGCGCGCGTGGCCATGGCCAGTGTCGGCTTATCCCCGCGAGTACCGGGTCTATGCCGCCGCGCCGTTGGCGTTGTTGATGCTCGGCTGGTTCTGGCTGGCGAACATGGCCAGCGACGGCACCGCCGAGCCGTTGCCCTATGTGCCACTGATCAACCCGCTGGAGCTGGGCCTGTTGTTCGCCCTGTTCGGCGTTTATGTCTGGTCCCGCAACGCAGTCACGCAACTGGCGATCCGCAAGGATTACACCGATAACGCCACGCAGGTGATTGCCGGTGTTTCACTGTTCGCCTTCTTTACCGCGCTGGTGATGCGCGCGGCCCACCACTGGGGTGGCGTGCCGTTCGCGCTGGATCTGCTGCTTGAATCGATGCTGGTGCAGGCCGGCCTGTCCATCGTTTGGACCCTGATGGCCCTGAGTCTGATGATCGGTGGGCATCTGCGTCACCGCCGTGAAGTCTGGCTGATCGGCGCAGGGCTGATCGCGCTGGTGGTTGCCAAGCTGTTCTTCGTTGAATTGAGTAACCGCGGCGGGCTGGCGCGGATCGTGTCGTTTATCGGCGTTGGCGTGTTGCTGTTGGTGGTGGGCTATTTCGCCCCGCTGCCACCCAAGCGTGCCGAAGCCGTGCCGGGTGCTGAAAAACCGGCCCCTGAAACCGAAGGAGTGTCATCTTGAGTCAGAAGCTGAACCTGGGCTGGTGGGCTGCTGTTGTGCTGGGGG
The Pseudomonas sp. GR 6-02 genome window above contains:
- a CDS encoding DUF2339 domain-containing protein, which encodes MQWMLMLIGLLLGWILDESFSEALLGALLGLGLGQAMRIGRLSTQTAEQRRLLDQAQVALNAVEQRLALLEVSGAKAPEPGEPVVSEPAESPEIILEQAPVAPTELVWELPPEFEPITAAAAETSRPLPADVWQPEPVAREPQQPAEPRGPNFIERAISGARNWLFGGNTVLRVGVVLLFLGLAFLLRYATEGMVVPIELRYAGVAAAALGLLALGWWLRLRNSNYALMLQGTGIAVLYLTVFAAMRLHPLLDPKAALGLLVVVTVFSAILAITQNALGLAAAAALGGFAAPILTSTGAGNHVALFSYFALLNAGILAIAWFKAWRLLNLIGFVGTFGIGFAWGLRSYRPELLWSTEPFLILFFLMYLAIGLLFTRRKLLEMSDAPEDDSREALLRWSAHKGDYVDGMMLFAPPLVGFGLQFALVEHFEFAAAFSALALGMIYMGLARLLMGGRALLLAETCLALGVIFASLAIPLGLDARWTAAAWAVEGAGIFWLGLRQRRPLARAFALLLQLGSALAFISELRSGESSLLDGAPLGALMLGVALLFSFYQLRKALPEQALPWERQGLPVLACLGLTFLYLLAPLFFFTHGTAISWALAGLATLFVGLRLQSRAFLFSAFAVQLLGGALFLVRLRGASGDSAAVFSAGWSGLLSASLIGLALIAGMLLAARDEMVRSDVRLLRGLSVVLLAGLVLINLAVLFVLPWQTASAVWAASGLFIIWLSLYLKQRVSFVFGLLLQVIGGVAFLFAGPDLLGPLLSEGLRPLAHSGFWTPLVLGLAAFVGAWRLQLGNHASAFDVLSLQRLSEVLLVWGTGWWALAWISEVLRFAPVNLQATLLLAVAAVSVALWAVLALRLKWSSLGLLCTLLIPAAGLVLLAAWHSRYHPAANFGWLVWAAVFVVHFISLQRLASMLPEKAQSTAHVLGCWLLIGVLALELRYGLLLLSEQYNAWRWLGWAILPSLYLVLMAAPRAWPWPVSAYPREYRVYAAAPLALLMLGWFWLANMASDGTAEPLPYVPLINPLELGLLFALFGVYVWSRNAVTQLAIRKDYTDNATQVIAGVSLFAFFTALVMRAAHHWGGVPFALDLLLESMLVQAGLSIVWTLMALSLMIGGHLRHRREVWLIGAGLIALVVAKLFFVELSNRGGLARIVSFIGVGVLLLVVGYFAPLPPKRAEAVPGAEKPAPETEGVSS